From Methanomicrobiales archaeon HGW-Methanomicrobiales-1, a single genomic window includes:
- a CDS encoding peptidylprolyl isomerase, translating to MAIKEGDFIKLSYTGKVNGNVFDTTFEEEAKTAGIHSPNAIYGPVTICVGQKHVILGLDETLVGKKAGDEGDVTVAPEKAFGERDMKRVQSFPKNKFSQKPVRGMPVKMDELGEGTVVDVIGSRVLVDFNAPLAGQTLEYHYKIEEVVTEPLEELKGLIRLYAGREMEATLEDGKATVILPAGINYDRRWMLWRGRIIHEGFEQIQGISEIILVESYKKPEKKEE from the coding sequence ATGGCGATAAAAGAAGGAGATTTTATTAAACTGAGTTATACCGGCAAAGTGAATGGCAATGTTTTTGATACCACTTTTGAAGAAGAGGCAAAAACTGCCGGTATCCACAGCCCGAATGCGATTTACGGCCCGGTAACGATATGTGTCGGCCAGAAACATGTGATTCTCGGTCTTGACGAAACACTTGTGGGCAAGAAAGCCGGTGACGAGGGCGATGTAACCGTTGCTCCGGAAAAGGCATTCGGCGAACGCGATATGAAGCGTGTCCAGTCATTCCCCAAGAACAAGTTCTCCCAGAAACCCGTCCGCGGTATGCCCGTGAAGATGGATGAGCTGGGAGAAGGCACGGTTGTCGATGTGATTGGCAGCCGCGTTCTTGTTGACTTCAACGCCCCCCTTGCCGGCCAGACGCTCGAGTACCATTACAAGATTGAAGAAGTGGTAACAGAACCGCTCGAAGAGCTCAAGGGCCTTATTCGCCTGTATGCAGGAAGGGAGATGGAAGCAACCCTCGAAGATGGCAAGGCAACGGTCATCCTCCCGGCAGGGATCAACTATGACCGCCGCTGGATGCTCTGGCGTGGCCGAATCATTCATGAAGGTTTTGAGCAGATCCAGGGAATCTCCGAGATTATTCTCGTAGAATCCTACAAGAAACCTGAGAAGAAAGAAGAATAA
- a CDS encoding TIGR04083 family peptide-modifying radical SAM enzyme: MKSPFHIMLIPTLGCPAHCSYCWSSEAGSPKMSIETVRQTVEWLKDFRKDQVTITFHGGEPLLGGVDFYRQALPLLSEGLSHLMPTFAMQSNLWLLTPELADILAKYNIPIGTSIDGPEALNDSQRGEGYFKKTMQGYELAKAHGLQVRFICTFTGESVKQREEIFRFFLDNGFVMKLHPALPSLRSDNPNQWALEPAVYGELLVFLLDKYLENFGKIEIMNINDLCRCVSTRRGSVCTFADCMGNTFAISPDGSIYPCYRFVGMDEWVMGHVRDSPTPETLANSPAGKRMQQFKEFVDTACKECPHIRYCRGGCPYNAIVPTEGKIQGVDPHCIAYKRIFDEMNERVNTEMFGSDEMDMAIISPFGLQPKRPTKAGMMTLMHAVLSK; this comes from the coding sequence ATGAAAAGCCCGTTTCATATCATGCTCATCCCGACACTCGGGTGCCCTGCCCATTGCAGTTACTGCTGGAGCTCTGAAGCAGGATCCCCGAAGATGAGTATTGAAACGGTCAGGCAAACGGTAGAATGGCTCAAGGATTTCCGGAAAGACCAGGTCACCATCACCTTCCATGGCGGCGAACCGCTTCTTGGCGGCGTGGATTTTTACCGTCAGGCACTACCCCTGCTCTCTGAAGGATTAAGCCACCTCATGCCCACATTTGCCATGCAGAGCAACCTCTGGCTGCTCACCCCGGAACTGGCTGACATTCTTGCGAAATACAACATCCCGATCGGCACCAGTATCGATGGCCCGGAAGCGCTCAACGACTCCCAGCGCGGTGAAGGGTATTTTAAAAAGACCATGCAGGGCTATGAACTGGCAAAGGCACATGGCCTGCAGGTCAGGTTCATCTGCACATTTACCGGTGAATCAGTAAAGCAAAGAGAAGAGATCTTCCGGTTTTTCCTTGACAACGGGTTCGTGATGAAACTCCATCCCGCCCTTCCATCACTCCGCAGCGATAACCCGAACCAGTGGGCGCTCGAGCCGGCAGTATATGGTGAACTGCTGGTCTTCCTGCTCGACAAGTATCTTGAAAATTTCGGAAAGATCGAGATTATGAATATCAATGACCTGTGCCGGTGTGTCTCCACCCGGAGAGGTTCGGTATGTACGTTTGCCGATTGTATGGGCAATACCTTTGCCATTAGTCCCGATGGCAGTATCTATCCCTGTTACCGATTCGTCGGCATGGATGAATGGGTGATGGGCCATGTGAGAGATAGCCCCACTCCCGAAACACTCGCAAATTCACCTGCTGGAAAACGGATGCAGCAGTTTAAAGAATTCGTAGACACTGCGTGCAAAGAATGTCCGCACATCAGGTACTGCCGTGGCGGGTGTCCTTACAATGCAATAGTCCCTACGGAAGGAAAAATTCAGGGTGTTGATCCCCACTGCATTGCCTACAAGCGGATCTTTGATGAGATGAATGAGCGGGTCAACACCGAGATGTTCGGTTCCGATGAGATGGATATGGCCATTATTTCACCATTCGGGTTGCAGCCAAAACGCCCGACAAAGGCGGGAATGATGACCCTGATGCATGCGGTGTTATCCAAATAA
- a CDS encoding mRNA surveillance protein pelota, which produces MKADCGDLKGNNGEIRLFPESVDDLWHLQHLVSPGDLVFATTFRSVDTASDKLRPEKVEKRPVRLGVRIERVEFSEHGIRLRLSGIIEHGIDIGAYHTINVETGFEISVIKQWRPHELERIERAVKSSAFSLIHILTIEEGEAELFRLRQYGPESVVTFLAGSGKGGESDNRPAFFEQVLAPLTAIDGPLIIAGPGFIKDDFIKFTRNRGNPVAEKAINVETRRIGRGAVQEIIGKGALEKLIDDLQLSREVKFMDEVLCRIAQDGAVAYGRQEVQDAIGYGAVEQVLVADTLLRDPATMALIESAEAMRATVVVLSSSFEPGERLVALGGIAALLRYKLA; this is translated from the coding sequence ATGAAGGCTGATTGTGGGGACCTGAAAGGAAATAATGGCGAAATCCGACTGTTTCCGGAAAGTGTGGACGATCTCTGGCACCTCCAGCACCTTGTATCACCCGGAGATCTCGTCTTTGCTACCACGTTCCGGAGCGTTGATACAGCAAGTGATAAACTTCGGCCGGAAAAGGTGGAAAAACGGCCGGTTCGGCTGGGAGTCCGGATCGAGCGGGTGGAGTTCTCGGAACACGGTATCCGGCTCCGGCTCAGCGGGATAATTGAACACGGGATTGACATAGGCGCGTATCACACCATCAATGTTGAGACGGGTTTTGAGATCTCGGTCATCAAACAGTGGCGCCCCCATGAGCTCGAACGTATTGAACGGGCCGTGAAATCATCGGCATTCAGCCTGATCCATATCCTCACAATCGAAGAAGGCGAAGCTGAACTCTTCCGGCTCCGGCAATACGGCCCGGAGAGTGTTGTAACCTTTTTAGCCGGTAGTGGTAAAGGTGGAGAATCGGATAATCGTCCCGCATTTTTTGAACAGGTACTTGCCCCCCTTACCGCAATCGACGGGCCGTTAATTATCGCCGGCCCGGGATTTATAAAGGACGATTTCATAAAATTTACCCGGAACAGGGGCAACCCGGTTGCCGAGAAAGCGATCAATGTCGAAACACGCCGCATCGGGCGGGGTGCGGTCCAGGAAATAATTGGCAAGGGTGCGCTGGAAAAACTGATCGATGATCTCCAGCTCTCCCGCGAGGTAAAATTTATGGATGAGGTGCTCTGCCGTATCGCGCAGGACGGGGCAGTTGCCTATGGGCGGCAGGAAGTGCAGGATGCCATCGGGTACGGCGCTGTTGAGCAGGTGCTGGTCGCTGATACATTGCTCCGGGATCCGGCAACCATGGCCCTCATTGAGAGCGCAGAGGCAATGCGGGCGACCGTTGTTGTTCTCTCATCCTCGTTCGAACCCGGCGAACGCCTTGTTGCATTGGGCGGGATTGCGGCTCTGCTCCGCTACAAGCTTGCATAA
- a CDS encoding ribosome biogenesis/translation initiation ATPase RLI: MRIAIVHKDRCHAKKCGTECIIYCPRVRTGDETIIIGEEGKAVISEELCVGCGICIKKCPFGAIDIVSLPEELEHPTHRYGRNGFALYGLPIPVEGKVTGILGANGIGKSTAVKILSGQLRPNLGNFDSEVAWEEIFKRYAGTELFDYLQTVSKKSLKIASKPQYIDYIPKVFTGSVRELLKKTDERNKLHEMLPALKLDAILDHDISTLSGGELQRVAIAACLARDADLYFLDEITPFLDIYQRIAAAKLIRELAAERPVVVVEHDLAILDMLADTVHVGYGKPAVFGIITRPKGVRVGINQYLEGFLNEENVRFRTSQVVFEKRAHDKGSNRDDLFVIPAMTKEYESFHLTVSGGTVRSGEVLGIVGANGMGKSTFAKLLAGVETPTTGKMETSLRISYKPQYIKADTSDSVEMYLRGCTTKFDTSYYQHEIIESLSLEPILQSSVDSLSGGELQRVTIAGCLSRDADVYILDEPSAHLDVEQRVKVTRMIKHHAEGKQVGIMVIDHDIYLIDMISERILVFEGEPGISGTAAGPFKMRDGMNRFLDELDVTFRRDQSGRPRINKPGSFLDREQKSSGEFYYYTADEV, from the coding sequence ATGAGAATAGCTATTGTTCATAAAGATCGATGCCACGCAAAAAAATGCGGTACTGAGTGCATCATTTATTGTCCCCGTGTACGGACCGGTGACGAAACTATTATTATCGGAGAAGAGGGCAAAGCCGTCATATCCGAGGAACTGTGCGTTGGCTGTGGTATCTGTATAAAAAAATGCCCGTTCGGGGCAATCGATATCGTAAGCCTTCCTGAAGAACTTGAGCACCCCACTCACCGGTATGGCAGGAACGGGTTTGCGCTCTATGGCCTGCCCATCCCTGTTGAAGGAAAAGTTACCGGTATTCTTGGTGCCAACGGTATTGGTAAGAGCACGGCAGTCAAGATCCTGTCCGGCCAACTTCGTCCTAACCTCGGGAACTTCGATTCAGAAGTTGCGTGGGAGGAGATCTTCAAGCGGTATGCCGGCACCGAACTCTTCGATTATCTCCAGACCGTCTCGAAAAAGAGTCTGAAAATCGCGTCAAAACCCCAATATATCGATTATATACCAAAAGTCTTCACGGGAAGCGTCCGGGAACTCCTCAAAAAAACGGATGAACGCAATAAACTGCACGAGATGCTGCCGGCACTGAAGCTTGATGCGATACTGGATCACGATATCAGTACGCTGAGCGGGGGGGAACTCCAGAGAGTGGCAATCGCTGCCTGCCTGGCGCGCGATGCTGACCTCTATTTCCTCGATGAGATCACCCCGTTTCTGGATATCTACCAGCGGATTGCGGCTGCAAAACTGATTCGGGAACTGGCAGCAGAGCGTCCGGTTGTGGTAGTCGAACACGATCTGGCAATTCTCGACATGCTTGCCGATACCGTCCATGTTGGCTATGGCAAACCGGCAGTCTTTGGGATTATCACCCGCCCCAAGGGTGTCCGCGTCGGCATCAACCAATACCTTGAGGGATTCTTAAACGAAGAGAATGTCCGGTTCCGCACCTCGCAGGTGGTCTTTGAAAAGCGGGCGCATGATAAGGGATCCAACCGGGATGATCTCTTTGTCATCCCGGCAATGACAAAGGAATACGAGTCATTCCATCTCACGGTCTCTGGCGGTACGGTCAGGAGCGGGGAGGTGCTCGGGATTGTCGGTGCAAATGGTATGGGGAAGAGCACTTTTGCAAAACTTCTTGCGGGTGTGGAAACCCCGACAACCGGTAAGATGGAGACATCCCTGCGCATATCGTATAAACCCCAGTATATCAAGGCTGATACATCCGACAGCGTGGAAATGTACCTCCGTGGATGCACGACAAAATTCGATACTTCGTATTACCAGCACGAGATTATCGAGTCGCTCTCGCTTGAGCCCATACTCCAGTCATCGGTGGATTCCCTCAGTGGCGGTGAACTGCAGCGTGTAACGATTGCCGGATGCCTTTCCCGGGATGCCGATGTATATATTCTCGATGAACCCAGCGCACATCTTGATGTTGAGCAGCGGGTGAAAGTAACCCGGATGATCAAGCACCATGCTGAGGGAAAACAGGTAGGCATCATGGTAATTGATCACGACATCTACCTCATCGATATGATCAGCGAGCGGATTTTAGTCTTTGAAGGTGAGCCGGGGATCTCCGGTACCGCGGCAGGGCCTTTTAAGATGCGTGACGGGATGAACCGGTTCCTTGACGAGCTTGATGTCACGTTCAGGAGAGACCAGAGCGGACGACCGCGAATCAATAAACCCGGTTCATTCCTTGACCGCGAGCAGAAAAGTTCGGGAGAATTTTATTATTATACCGCAGATGAAGTGTAA
- a CDS encoding chemotaxis protein CheD has translation MTIGLGSCIGLTLYDPQRKTGAMVHIMLPESGGRTDRPGKYADTAIPLLLKELDAIGCNKRTLIAKISGGACMFEYFGTNLNIGQRNTEKVRSVLKELGIKLSAEDVGGKVGRSVTFFPANGGKVSIRRADGVTSEL, from the coding sequence ATGACCATCGGGCTGGGTTCCTGTATCGGGCTGACCCTGTATGACCCTCAGCGTAAAACAGGTGCTATGGTGCATATCATGCTACCGGAAAGTGGCGGGAGAACGGATCGTCCTGGAAAATATGCAGATACTGCCATTCCCCTCCTCTTAAAAGAACTGGATGCTATCGGTTGCAACAAACGTACCCTTATTGCAAAAATTTCCGGGGGAGCATGTATGTTCGAATATTTCGGCACTAATCTCAATATCGGTCAACGGAATACAGAGAAAGTCCGATCTGTGTTAAAAGAGCTGGGAATCAAGTTGTCTGCTGAGGATGTTGGGGGAAAAGTCGGACGCTCAGTCACCTTTTTTCCCGCTAATGGCGGTAAAGTCTCGATAAGGAGAGCAGATGGCGTTACGAGCGAGTTATGA
- a CDS encoding chemotaxis protein CheC: MKLSAVQADAIQELGNIGAAHAATTLSQMLSSTVSMSVPAIKTIDLSELGNYLGEESAAMVVFELQGEIQHGGYIIFYITKESAIRLTNTMLGMTDMDREFTEMDQSALLEVGNIMVSAFLDATAELLGFIMLPSPPALSIDMAHAAMESLIAQLGEEVDEVLLFSTELICEEHKIDSDIIMLPEISTLRRITELLEEMMKGA; the protein is encoded by the coding sequence ATGAAATTATCAGCAGTACAGGCAGATGCGATACAGGAACTGGGAAATATTGGTGCAGCCCATGCGGCAACAACGCTATCACAGATGCTCTCGAGTACCGTCTCGATGAGCGTCCCGGCAATAAAGACTATTGACCTTTCCGAACTCGGAAACTATCTTGGAGAGGAATCTGCCGCAATGGTTGTATTCGAACTCCAGGGAGAGATCCAGCATGGCGGATATATTATTTTTTATATCACCAAGGAATCTGCCATACGACTGACAAACACCATGCTGGGAATGACTGATATGGATCGTGAATTTACTGAGATGGACCAGAGTGCTCTTCTCGAAGTAGGTAACATCATGGTCTCTGCATTCCTTGATGCCACAGCAGAACTTCTTGGTTTTATTATGCTCCCCTCCCCTCCCGCACTCAGTATTGATATGGCCCATGCTGCAATGGAGTCGCTCATCGCTCAGTTAGGCGAGGAAGTGGATGAGGTTTTACTCTTCTCAACAGAGCTTATCTGTGAAGAACACAAGATTGACAGCGATATCATCATGTTGCCGGAGATTAGTACATTGAGAAGAATTACTGAACTCCTTGAAGAGATGATGAAAGGTGCATAG
- a CDS encoding chemotaxis protein CheA, with translation MSEFEAYRGLFVAESRENHENLVKNMLILEKGGSQTAIDEIFRSIHTLKGASASMGFSEMERLCHTMEDVFQLIRSGSAVITAELSNILLASSDIIELMLDDVEGGGDSSSVNPDEQVKALKLWLSQDDTKAKGDKAKPAVIHEAVPVKIMEIDDDTDRPRYSITIKVAEDCAMKDIRALLAIGNLESLGTILSINPSRDDIDEGKFDGSLVLKIASDVGEDALKTAATGTDIASVEILPAEKEEPVASTDASNESKSAESDKKQQTASQDKTREIKHLRVDINQLDHIMNLVEDLVINRGRLKQIAEQNKIKEMDEAIGMVERSVSDLQNLMMIIRMIPLNHIFNRLPRVVRDVAQYDGKEVEFVMDGGETELDRSVMDGLNDPLLHLIRNAVNHGIESPDTREKAGKPRKGFVKLSAHRDRDNVIIELIDDGGGINVERVKSKAVEKGMITPEIAATLTTDQAVDLLFQPGFSTAEKITDISGRGVGLDVVKRSIEALKGSIRVETTPGKGSRFELLLPPTMAIVDVMIVRINKRRLAIPISSIVEVANFKNGSTHRIGKSDAILLRDEVLEIFLLEDMMGESEEREILIVVQYLKRKCCIAVDLVEGKQEVVVKPLSSIIGNTRGISGITILGDGEVVPVLDVNTMV, from the coding sequence ATGTCTGAATTTGAAGCATACCGTGGCTTGTTCGTTGCAGAATCCCGTGAGAATCACGAGAATCTTGTAAAGAACATGTTAATCCTGGAAAAAGGCGGAAGCCAGACTGCAATTGATGAAATATTCCGTTCCATCCATACACTCAAAGGAGCCTCGGCATCCATGGGTTTTTCCGAAATGGAGCGGCTCTGCCACACCATGGAGGATGTATTCCAGCTCATCCGCAGCGGAAGCGCAGTAATTACCGCAGAACTGAGCAATATCCTTCTTGCGAGTTCTGATATCATCGAACTGATGCTTGATGATGTTGAAGGAGGAGGAGATTCTTCTTCTGTCAACCCTGATGAACAGGTAAAAGCCCTGAAACTATGGCTTTCACAGGATGATACCAAAGCAAAAGGTGACAAGGCCAAACCCGCAGTCATCCATGAAGCAGTTCCGGTAAAAATAATGGAAATTGACGATGATACAGATCGCCCGCGTTATTCCATTACAATCAAAGTTGCTGAAGACTGTGCCATGAAAGATATCCGGGCACTGCTTGCAATCGGCAACCTTGAATCTTTGGGAACCATCCTGTCAATAAATCCATCACGCGATGATATTGATGAAGGTAAATTCGATGGCTCTCTCGTATTGAAAATTGCCAGTGATGTTGGCGAGGATGCTCTCAAAACTGCTGCAACCGGCACAGATATTGCATCCGTTGAAATTCTGCCGGCAGAAAAAGAAGAGCCGGTTGCTTCAACCGATGCATCCAATGAGTCAAAATCAGCAGAATCTGATAAAAAGCAACAGACCGCAAGCCAGGACAAAACACGGGAAATAAAACACCTCCGGGTCGATATCAACCAGCTCGACCATATCATGAATCTTGTTGAAGATCTTGTCATTAACCGCGGCCGCCTCAAACAGATCGCCGAACAGAACAAGATCAAGGAGATGGATGAAGCAATAGGCATGGTTGAGCGGTCTGTATCAGATCTCCAGAACCTGATGATGATCATCCGCATGATTCCCCTGAATCATATTTTCAATCGCCTTCCAAGGGTAGTCCGCGATGTTGCACAGTATGATGGTAAAGAAGTGGAATTTGTTATGGATGGTGGAGAGACAGAGCTTGACCGGAGCGTTATGGACGGGCTCAATGATCCCCTCCTCCACTTAATCAGGAATGCGGTGAATCACGGTATTGAATCCCCCGATACCCGGGAAAAAGCCGGCAAGCCTCGCAAAGGATTTGTCAAGCTCTCTGCTCACCGCGACCGGGATAATGTCATTATCGAACTGATTGATGACGGGGGCGGAATCAATGTTGAGAGGGTCAAGTCAAAAGCGGTCGAGAAAGGGATGATTACCCCGGAAATTGCGGCGACGCTGACCACAGACCAGGCTGTTGATCTCCTGTTCCAGCCGGGATTCTCCACGGCCGAAAAAATAACCGATATCAGTGGACGGGGCGTGGGACTTGATGTGGTAAAGCGATCCATTGAGGCCCTGAAAGGTTCAATCCGCGTAGAAACAACCCCGGGTAAAGGCAGTCGTTTTGAATTACTGCTCCCGCCCACAATGGCCATTGTCGATGTCATGATCGTACGGATCAACAAGCGGAGACTTGCCATACCTATCAGCAGTATTGTGGAAGTTGCAAATTTCAAGAATGGTTCAACCCACAGGATAGGAAAAAGTGATGCGATTCTCTTAAGAGATGAAGTGCTCGAGATCTTCTTACTGGAAGATATGATGGGAGAATCGGAGGAACGGGAGATCCTTATTGTTGTGCAGTACCTGAAACGAAAGTGCTGTATTGCAGTTGACCTTGTAGAAGGAAAGCAGGAAGTAGTAGTAAAACCATTAAGCAGCATAATCGGTAATACCCGGGGAATAAGCGGGATTACCATTCTTGGTGACGGTGAAGTCGTACCGGTGCTTGATGTAAATACTATGGTGTAG
- a CDS encoding chemotaxis response regulator protein-glutamate methylesterase, whose protein sequence is MVKVLIIDDSVFMRTIIRDMLTKDPAIEIVGTASNGAEALEKIQSLSPDVITLDIEMPVMNGIEVLKELQKRAKRPKILMLSTLTSKDADLTHQAIRLGADDFMLKPKDIPHVREIGQELINAVKHLITLPSKAVTRKISSATGPADRVVLIGSSAGGPPMLDILLADLPADLPAGIIVTQHMPPGFTAPLAERFNRISPIPVKETETGDSILTGRILLSKAGVHTVVSGVLSENNKKTGRIIHTNSPPLHGVRPAVDKTFESAVTVYGKNIVSVTLSGMGNDAGAGALAIKEAGGKNLVCDEKDCLVYGMARSVIKHDAADKILPLKKLAKEIEKVVREMEGIYV, encoded by the coding sequence ATGGTTAAGGTACTTATCATAGATGATTCCGTGTTCATGCGGACAATCATCAGGGATATGCTGACAAAAGATCCGGCCATTGAAATAGTGGGAACTGCATCAAATGGTGCTGAAGCATTAGAAAAGATCCAGAGCCTGTCACCGGACGTTATCACTCTGGATATCGAGATGCCCGTGATGAATGGAATTGAAGTTTTAAAAGAACTTCAAAAACGAGCAAAGCGTCCAAAAATACTCATGCTGAGCACGCTCACGTCAAAAGATGCTGATCTGACTCACCAGGCAATACGGCTGGGGGCTGATGATTTTATGCTCAAGCCAAAAGATATCCCCCATGTGCGGGAGATCGGGCAGGAACTTATCAATGCAGTCAAACATCTCATCACCCTGCCTTCCAAAGCAGTAACAAGGAAAATCTCTTCAGCCACCGGACCCGCAGACCGGGTGGTTCTCATCGGGTCATCCGCCGGTGGTCCTCCCATGCTCGATATACTTCTTGCCGATCTCCCGGCAGATCTTCCGGCAGGTATTATCGTTACCCAGCATATGCCCCCGGGCTTCACTGCACCCCTAGCAGAACGATTTAACCGTATTTCCCCCATCCCGGTCAAAGAGACAGAAACCGGGGATTCCATTCTGACCGGGAGGATCCTTCTTTCAAAAGCGGGCGTGCACACTGTTGTCAGTGGAGTATTATCTGAGAACAACAAAAAAACCGGGCGTATTATTCACACCAATTCACCTCCGCTCCATGGAGTCAGACCGGCCGTTGATAAAACATTTGAGTCTGCAGTTACGGTATATGGAAAAAATATCGTGTCCGTAACTCTTAGCGGCATGGGAAATGATGCCGGGGCGGGGGCTCTTGCAATAAAAGAGGCAGGAGGGAAAAATCTTGTCTGTGATGAGAAAGACTGCCTGGTCTATGGCATGGCACGATCTGTTATCAAACATGATGCTGCCGACAAGATCCTGCCATTGAAAAAACTTGCAAAAGAGATCGAAAAGGTAGTGCGTGAAATGGAGGGCATCTATGTCTGA
- a CDS encoding two-component system response regulator, whose product MGKILIVDDTLFMRTLIKNILFSGGHTIAGEAGDGEEAVAKYQELKPDLVTMDVVMPKMNGIEALKAIKAIDPAAKIIMCTAVGQEQMVKLAIKSGAKGYIVKPFQAPKVLEEVKNVLAS is encoded by the coding sequence ATGGGAAAGATTTTGATCGTGGATGATACGCTCTTCATGCGAACCCTTATCAAGAATATTCTGTTTTCTGGCGGACATACGATAGCCGGTGAAGCAGGGGATGGCGAAGAAGCGGTAGCAAAATATCAGGAATTGAAACCAGACCTCGTCACAATGGATGTCGTGATGCCTAAAATGAATGGAATCGAGGCATTAAAGGCCATCAAGGCAATTGATCCCGCAGCAAAGATCATCATGTGCACGGCTGTAGGACAGGAACAGATGGTCAAACTTGCAATAAAAAGTGGTGCAAAAGGGTACATTGTCAAACCATTCCAGGCACCCAAGGTCCTGGAGGAAGTCAAAAACGTACTGGCGTCCTGA
- a CDS encoding flagellar assembly protein FlaJ, whose amino-acid sequence MADIQQEKSDTPAKREIPFASTLEELKGKIAVVTEAKKMGADLLFMMTYMASLGLASATRPEIFAYSANRTEYISAKYIAKVDTLAKKWGFSYSESLSIVAERTNNIILKSMLNRYANAIESGVPDEDFLKNELSTVRTVYRSQIEQGLEMLKKWGDAYIAMLLSGTVIAVVMMISIAIYAPAGIQGTLNIAYGIILAISVSGNVLMYTSVPDDPKSHGLITRASKEQETIRAMERIIVPLTIVAVIVLVLLGIHAGLIFVLVGILMAPLGIIGYIDDSNITIRDADFSTFIRSLGAVMGGQGTTAVYALGTIDRKSLTALEPLVNSVYSKMNLGLDDKQIWDKFIGESGSDLIYKYLNIYLDTIMLGGPPEPIGTVVGSSVLEQTLLRQKKDMHAKSFFVLLIPMHIAMIGIFVALYQIMVVLTGSVAKMMAQFEANAAAAGSSGVGGMSSGSALGGMSLLSNFPEKEMMTFVVIILTIITISNILAARIVGGGDRYMYYFYTAIFCSCTGLVLLLAPIGVGLFFSPEGLANMAKQGLGG is encoded by the coding sequence ATGGCTGATATCCAGCAAGAGAAATCGGATACACCGGCAAAGCGAGAGATCCCGTTTGCTTCTACACTTGAAGAGCTAAAGGGAAAAATCGCTGTTGTTACCGAAGCAAAAAAAATGGGAGCAGATCTGCTCTTTATGATGACCTATATGGCATCTCTCGGACTTGCCAGTGCCACCCGCCCGGAAATTTTTGCCTACTCAGCCAACCGCACGGAGTATATCTCTGCAAAATACATCGCCAAAGTGGATACGCTTGCAAAGAAATGGGGTTTTAGTTATTCCGAATCGCTCAGCATTGTTGCCGAACGCACAAATAACATCATTCTCAAGAGCATGCTCAACCGGTATGCAAATGCCATTGAATCCGGTGTCCCGGATGAAGATTTCTTAAAAAATGAGCTATCTACGGTTCGAACCGTGTACCGGAGCCAGATCGAGCAGGGACTCGAGATGCTCAAGAAATGGGGGGATGCCTATATCGCCATGCTCCTTTCAGGTACCGTTATAGCGGTGGTTATGATGATCTCCATCGCCATTTACGCTCCGGCAGGGATTCAAGGCACACTGAATATCGCCTATGGTATCATCTTAGCCATCTCGGTCAGTGGCAATGTGCTGATGTATACGTCAGTTCCCGATGATCCAAAATCCCATGGCCTGATAACCCGTGCATCGAAAGAACAGGAGACCATCCGTGCCATGGAAAGGATTATTGTCCCTCTCACCATTGTTGCAGTTATCGTCCTTGTGCTGCTCGGTATTCACGCAGGACTGATTTTTGTTCTCGTAGGAATTCTCATGGCACCGCTTGGCATCATCGGCTATATTGATGATTCCAATATTACGATTCGTGATGCAGATTTTTCAACATTTATCAGGAGTCTCGGGGCGGTCATGGGAGGGCAGGGTACCACCGCAGTATATGCACTGGGAACAATCGATCGAAAATCACTCACGGCGCTTGAACCGCTGGTAAATTCTGTATATTCCAAGATGAATCTCGGACTTGATGATAAACAGATCTGGGATAAATTTATCGGTGAATCAGGAAGCGATCTCATCTATAAATACTTAAATATCTACCTGGATACAATCATGCTCGGGGGTCCCCCGGAACCCATTGGTACGGTCGTGGGATCTTCGGTGCTTGAACAGACACTCCTGAGGCAGAAGAAAGATATGCATGCAAAAAGTTTTTTTGTGCTGCTCATTCCCATGCATATCGCAATGATAGGAATTTTTGTTGCACTCTACCAGATCATGGTAGTCCTGACCGGCTCTGTTGCAAAAATGATGGCACAATTCGAAGCGAATGCAGCAGCCGCAGGATCATCAGGAGTGGGCGGTATGTCGTCAGGTTCTGCACTTGGCGGGATGAGCCTGCTTTCTAACTTCCCGGAAAAGGAGATGATGACCTTTGTAGTAATTATTCTCACCATCATCACCATTTCTAATATCCTTGCAGCAAGAATAGTTGGAGGAGGGGATCGGTATATGTATTATTTCTACACAGCAATATTCTGTTCATGTACCGGACTCGTGTTGCTCCTGGCACCCATCGGTGTCGGTTTGTTCTTCAGCCCGGAAGGACTTGCGAATATGGCAAAGCAAGGTTTGGGAGGATAA